In Acidobacteriota bacterium, a single genomic region encodes these proteins:
- a CDS encoding prephenate dehydrogenase/arogenate dehydrogenase family protein — MNEPAPFERVLLVGCGLIGGSLGLAIRVVWPDVSVSVMDPAADPRVKDHFTLASSPAVARDVDLVVLGAPVAENLRLLDAFAPHVGAATVVTDLGSTKAAMVDRARRHRSMAFLGGHPMAGGTHSGFAHADAGLFLGRPWILTPDPESARGPLAEGEALARLTQMVVGIGARPVVMGADEHDRVMAYVSHLPQVVSSTLMAVTGKAVTTDGLQFAGPGLADTTRLAGSTPALWLDILATNAAHVGQALDALHAALPTSEMLYGDAGAMQPVLQDGRRWRTAFDGQRPPASSPRMLHRPAVRTFLEMTSPSQVVRCEFPDVDATVRRLDHVPGSLYRYLYREVGRPWHWVDRWDWSDARVAEHLASGGIEIWLLSVSGTPAGYFELHRTAQEVEICYFGLLPEFTGQRLGPALLSLAADEAWRSAPVRVWLHTCSLDHPAALRNYKRVGFTPYREEQYDAKIPVGRPL; from the coding sequence GTGAACGAGCCCGCACCGTTCGAGCGCGTGCTGCTGGTCGGCTGCGGCCTGATCGGCGGTTCTCTCGGACTCGCCATCAGGGTGGTGTGGCCGGACGTGTCGGTGTCCGTGATGGACCCGGCGGCAGACCCGCGCGTGAAGGATCACTTCACGCTGGCATCCTCTCCGGCGGTGGCGCGCGACGTCGATCTCGTCGTGCTCGGCGCGCCCGTGGCGGAGAACCTGCGCCTGCTCGACGCCTTCGCACCGCACGTCGGCGCTGCAACTGTCGTCACGGACCTCGGCAGCACGAAGGCCGCGATGGTCGATCGCGCCAGGCGGCATCGGTCGATGGCATTTCTCGGCGGACATCCGATGGCCGGCGGCACGCACAGCGGATTCGCGCACGCGGATGCAGGCTTGTTCCTCGGCAGACCGTGGATCCTCACGCCTGATCCCGAGAGCGCTCGCGGGCCGCTGGCCGAGGGCGAGGCACTCGCCCGTCTCACGCAGATGGTGGTGGGTATCGGCGCGCGTCCCGTCGTGATGGGGGCCGACGAGCACGACCGTGTGATGGCGTACGTGAGCCACCTGCCGCAGGTCGTGAGCAGCACCCTGATGGCCGTCACGGGCAAGGCGGTGACCACAGACGGCCTCCAGTTCGCCGGACCCGGCCTGGCCGACACGACGCGACTGGCGGGGAGCACGCCGGCGTTGTGGCTCGACATCCTGGCGACCAACGCTGCACACGTCGGTCAGGCGCTCGATGCGCTCCACGCGGCGCTGCCGACGTCGGAGATGCTTTACGGCGACGCGGGAGCCATGCAGCCGGTGCTGCAGGATGGACGTCGCTGGCGCACGGCATTCGATGGGCAGCGCCCGCCGGCCTCGTCGCCGCGCATGCTGCACCGGCCGGCCGTGCGGACGTTCCTCGAGATGACGTCGCCCTCGCAGGTGGTGCGTTGCGAGTTTCCCGACGTCGATGCCACTGTTCGGCGCCTGGATCACGTACCGGGTTCGCTGTATCGCTACCTGTACCGTGAAGTCGGCAGACCGTGGCACTGGGTCGACAGGTGGGACTGGAGCGACGCACGCGTCGCCGAACACCTGGCGTCAGGCGGGATCGAGATCTGGCTGTTGTCGGTGTCCGGAACGCCCGCCGGCTATTTCGAACTGCACCGGACGGCGCAGGAAGTGGAGATCTGTTACTTCGGATTGCTGCCCGAGTTCACGGGGCAGCGCCTGGGACCGGCGCTGTTGAGTCTGGCTGCCGATGAAGCCTGGCGCAGCGCTCCGGTGCGCGTGTGGCTCCACACATGCTCACTCGATCACCCCGCCGCGCTGCGCAACTACAAACGCGTGGGCTTCACGCCCTACAGGGAAGAGCAGTACGACGCGAAGATCCCCGTCGGCCGGCCGTTGTGA
- the aroF gene encoding 3-deoxy-7-phosphoheptulonate synthase, which yields MVVVMEERASEEQIQRVVSQLVQMGFDVHRSTGSHRTVIGAVGEGRRDPGLLQVLDGVQDVMRITEPYKLASRTFKSENSVVTVGDLRIGGDEVIVMAGPCSAENETQVMATAAVVRRAGAKVLRGGAFKPRSSPYSFQGLGQQGLELLRAAAEAHDLKLVSEVMDASQIALMDAYVDIYQVGARNMQHFTLLRELGRVRKPVLLKRGISATIEEWLLSAEYVLAGGNTDVILCERGIRTFESYTRNTLDISAIPVVKKLSHLPIVVDPSHGTGHRDKVAPMARAAIAAGADGLLIEVHSDPDNAMSDGAQSLFPGQFDRLMAELRIIAPAIGRSICQEPVTRRGWGQ from the coding sequence ATGGTCGTGGTGATGGAAGAACGCGCGAGCGAGGAGCAGATCCAGCGCGTGGTGTCGCAACTGGTGCAGATGGGATTCGACGTACATCGATCGACCGGCTCGCATCGCACGGTCATCGGTGCGGTGGGCGAGGGTCGTCGCGATCCGGGCCTGCTGCAGGTGCTCGACGGCGTACAGGACGTGATGCGGATCACCGAGCCCTACAAGCTCGCGAGTCGCACCTTCAAGTCCGAGAACTCCGTCGTCACCGTCGGCGATCTGCGGATAGGTGGCGACGAGGTCATCGTGATGGCCGGCCCGTGTTCGGCCGAGAACGAAACGCAGGTGATGGCGACAGCGGCGGTCGTCAGGCGGGCGGGCGCCAAGGTGCTGCGCGGTGGGGCGTTCAAGCCGCGGAGCTCGCCGTACAGCTTCCAGGGGCTCGGCCAGCAGGGGCTCGAACTGCTGCGCGCGGCGGCCGAGGCACACGACCTGAAGCTCGTCTCCGAAGTCATGGACGCGAGCCAGATCGCGCTGATGGATGCCTACGTGGACATCTACCAGGTGGGCGCGCGCAACATGCAGCACTTCACGCTGCTGCGCGAACTCGGGCGCGTCCGCAAGCCGGTGCTCCTCAAGCGCGGCATCTCGGCCACCATCGAGGAATGGCTGCTTTCGGCCGAGTACGTGCTGGCCGGCGGCAACACGGACGTGATCCTCTGCGAGCGCGGCATCAGGACGTTCGAGAGCTACACGCGCAACACGCTCGACATCTCCGCGATCCCGGTGGTCAAGAAGCTGAGTCACCTGCCGATCGTGGTCGATCCGAGCCATGGCACGGGCCATCGCGACAAGGTGGCGCCGATGGCGCGCGCGGCAATCGCCGCCGGTGCCGACGGCCTGCTCATCGAGGTTCACAGCGATCCCGACAACGCGATGAGCGATGGGGCGCAGTCGCTGTTCCCGGGGCAGTTCGACAGGCTGATGGCCGAACTCCGGATCATCGCGCCGGCCATCGGCAGGAGCATCTGTCAGGAGCCTGTGACGCGTCGCGGCTGGGGACAGTGA
- the pheA gene encoding chorismate mutase, whose protein sequence is MRVLRDRIDALDEQIVALLNERASCALEIGEIKREVGMAIYQPGREKDVLDHVRRVNGGPLDGDALLRLFERIIDEARRLERVVQSQNDGTGDAATEMQG, encoded by the coding sequence ATGCGCGTGCTGCGCGACCGTATCGACGCACTCGACGAGCAGATCGTCGCGTTGCTCAATGAACGCGCGTCGTGCGCGCTGGAGATTGGGGAGATCAAGCGCGAAGTAGGCATGGCGATCTACCAGCCGGGCCGCGAGAAGGACGTGCTGGATCACGTGCGGCGGGTCAACGGCGGTCCGCTCGATGGGGATGCGCTCCTGCGGCTGTTCGAGCGAATCATCGACGAGGCCCGTCGACTCGAACGCGTGGTGCAGTCGCAGAACGATGGCACCGGCGACGCCGCAACAGAGATGCAGGGGTAA
- a CDS encoding tryptophan synthase subunit alpha yields MSARLDQAFARMKAENRTGLVAFVTGGDPTLARSGEVIRAVDEGGADVIEIGVPFSDPLADGPEIQRSSERALRAGASLRGVLDLVADLRADVRAPLILFSYANPVVRYGVEAFAARATEVGVDGVLLLDLPLEEAQPTRDVLVSHGLAPIFLLSPTTTGERVRKADQLGKGFLYAISRLGVTGVREQVADDARALVERLRQDATLPIALGFGLSRPEHVRNVGRYADAAVVGSALVAQIAKHGDSPALADEVRAFVRWLREGAPA; encoded by the coding sequence ATGAGCGCGCGGCTGGACCAGGCGTTCGCACGCATGAAGGCCGAGAACCGGACGGGACTTGTCGCCTTCGTCACGGGCGGCGATCCGACACTGGCGCGCTCGGGCGAGGTGATTCGCGCCGTGGACGAGGGTGGTGCCGACGTCATCGAAATTGGCGTGCCGTTCTCGGATCCGCTCGCCGATGGTCCGGAGATCCAGCGGTCGTCGGAACGGGCGCTTCGCGCGGGTGCGTCGCTGCGCGGCGTGCTGGATCTCGTCGCCGACCTGCGCGCCGACGTGCGCGCGCCCCTCATCCTCTTCAGCTACGCCAACCCCGTCGTCCGCTACGGGGTGGAGGCGTTTGCCGCGCGTGCCACCGAGGTCGGGGTCGACGGCGTGCTGTTGCTCGACCTCCCGCTCGAGGAAGCGCAGCCGACGCGTGACGTCCTGGTGTCGCACGGTCTCGCCCCCATCTTCCTGCTCAGTCCGACGACGACGGGGGAGCGCGTGCGGAAGGCCGACCAACTGGGGAAGGGCTTCTTGTACGCGATCTCGCGGCTCGGCGTCACGGGTGTGCGCGAACAGGTCGCTGATGATGCGCGCGCGCTGGTCGAGCGTCTGCGCCAGGACGCGACGCTGCCGATCGCGCTCGGCTTCGGGCTGTCGCGCCCGGAACATGTGCGCAACGTGGGCCGCTACGCCGACGCGGCGGTGGTCGGCAGTGCGCTCGTCGCGCAGATCGCGAAGCACGGAGATTCGCCGGCGCTGGCCGATGAAGTGCGCGCGTTCGTGCGCTGGCTGCGAGAGGGGGCGCCGGCATGA
- the trpB gene encoding tryptophan synthase subunit beta: MAAEAGRGRPVFGRRDPDARGYFGEFGGRFVPETLVAPMDALAAAYFEVRHDAAFIAEFEDLLRQFVGRPTPLYEARRLSAACGGATILLKREDLAHTGAHKINNALGQALLARRMGKHRIVAETGAGQHGVATATVCALLGLQCVVYMGVDDMARQALNVFRMRMLGAEVRGVDSGSRTLKDAINEAMRDWVATVRDTYYLLGSALGPHPYPLMVREFQSVIGEEARAQCMAQYGRLPDAAVACVGGGSNAMGLFDAFVADEGVRLVGVEAGGEGIEGGRHAARFAGGTPGVLQGTRTWVLQDEAGNISLTHSISAGLDYAAVGPEHADLLQRGRAEYRYATDPEALAAFERLGRLEGILPALESAHAIAAVEAVAREVGPDGLVLVNLSGRGDKDVQSIQHRLGGEA; the protein is encoded by the coding sequence ATGGCAGCGGAGGCGGGCCGGGGACGTCCCGTGTTCGGGCGTCGGGATCCCGATGCCCGAGGGTATTTCGGCGAGTTCGGCGGGCGCTTCGTGCCCGAGACGCTCGTGGCGCCGATGGACGCGCTGGCCGCGGCGTACTTCGAGGTGCGACACGACGCCGCGTTCATCGCGGAGTTCGAGGACCTGCTGCGGCAGTTCGTCGGCCGACCGACGCCGCTCTACGAGGCACGCAGATTGTCGGCGGCGTGCGGCGGCGCCACGATCCTGCTGAAGCGAGAGGATCTCGCGCACACGGGCGCGCACAAGATCAACAACGCGCTCGGACAGGCGTTGCTCGCGCGCCGCATGGGCAAGCACCGGATTGTTGCCGAGACCGGCGCGGGCCAGCACGGCGTGGCGACAGCCACCGTGTGCGCGCTGCTCGGCCTGCAGTGCGTGGTCTACATGGGCGTCGACGACATGGCGCGGCAGGCGCTCAACGTCTTCCGCATGCGCATGCTGGGCGCCGAGGTCCGTGGCGTGGACTCTGGCTCGCGCACGTTGAAGGACGCGATCAACGAGGCGATGCGTGACTGGGTGGCCACGGTGCGCGACACGTACTACCTGCTCGGGTCGGCGCTCGGCCCGCATCCCTATCCGCTGATGGTGCGCGAGTTCCAGTCGGTGATCGGCGAGGAGGCGCGCGCGCAGTGCATGGCGCAGTACGGCAGGCTGCCTGACGCGGCTGTCGCGTGCGTCGGCGGCGGCAGCAACGCGATGGGCCTCTTCGACGCGTTCGTCGCTGACGAGGGCGTTCGACTCGTCGGCGTGGAGGCCGGCGGCGAAGGAATCGAAGGCGGCAGGCATGCCGCGCGCTTCGCCGGCGGGACGCCAGGCGTGCTGCAGGGCACGCGCACGTGGGTCCTGCAGGACGAGGCGGGCAACATTTCGCTGACGCATTCGATCTCGGCGGGTCTCGACTACGCGGCGGTGGGACCTGAGCATGCGGACTTGCTGCAGCGCGGCAGGGCTGAGTACAGGTACGCGACGGATCCCGAAGCGCTCGCTGCCTTCGAACGGCTCGGGCGTCTCGAAGGGATCCTGCCCGCGCTCGAGTCCGCGCACGCCATCGCGGCAGTCGAAGCCGTTGCGCGCGAGGTCGGTCCGGACGGACTCGTGCTCGTCAATCTGTCGGGACGCGGCGACAAGGACGTCCAGAGCATCCAGCACCGCCTCGGAGGTGAGGCATGA
- a CDS encoding phosphoribosylanthranilate isomerase, with protein MTRIKICGMTRVADAVAAVDAGADAIGLIFWARSPRTVDEQQARAIVSVLPPFVSVVGVFVDETRDNVRVIADFVGLTAVQLHGREEPEDWIGFPRAVVKAMPLASYERNPWRATDAGILVDAHDPVTIGGTGRTIDWQQAATIASERHLVLAGGLRPENVGDAVRVVAPWAVDVASGVESVPGIKDHARMRAFIAAVREADAVRQRSASASHTEQESAQ; from the coding sequence ATGACACGGATCAAGATCTGCGGCATGACGCGCGTGGCGGATGCCGTCGCCGCTGTCGACGCAGGCGCCGATGCCATCGGTCTCATCTTCTGGGCGCGCAGTCCGCGCACCGTGGACGAGCAGCAGGCGCGGGCCATCGTGTCCGTGCTGCCACCGTTTGTATCCGTAGTCGGCGTGTTCGTCGATGAGACGCGCGACAACGTACGTGTCATCGCTGACTTCGTCGGCCTGACGGCCGTGCAGTTGCACGGGCGTGAGGAACCGGAGGACTGGATAGGGTTCCCGCGCGCCGTGGTGAAGGCGATGCCGCTTGCGTCGTATGAGCGGAATCCGTGGCGTGCAACGGATGCCGGCATCCTTGTCGACGCGCACGATCCGGTCACCATCGGTGGAACGGGTCGCACCATCGACTGGCAACAGGCAGCAACGATCGCGTCGGAGCGACATCTCGTGCTGGCTGGCGGCCTGCGTCCGGAGAACGTCGGCGACGCGGTGAGAGTCGTGGCGCCATGGGCTGTGGACGTGGCGTCAGGGGTGGAGTCGGTGCCCGGTATCAAGGACCATGCACGCATGCGGGCGTTCATCGCGGCGGTGCGAGAGGCGGATGCGGTACGACAACGGTCGGCGTCGGCATCCCACACAGAACAGGAATCAGCGCAATGA
- the trpC gene encoding indole-3-glycerol phosphate synthase TrpC yields MTAGTPSVLDAIVAAAHTRVDVARVRVPLAHLERQLADARATGRGSRPSFAQSLAAPGIRVIAECKRRSPSKGVLRQTYDPVAIAGAYAAAGAAAVSVLTEPTFFDGALEHLINVRRAQPSLPLLRKDFTVDEYQIAEAAVAGASAVLLIVAALDQVTLARLLAYADDVGLDVLTEVHDEDEARRAIDAGATIVGVNNRNLKTLAVSIETSRRIAPIVASARVRVAESGLRTGEDLARLREAGYHAFLMGERFMTEPEPGAALARVMADADAAGEAPR; encoded by the coding sequence ATGACCGCCGGTACACCGTCGGTGCTCGACGCGATCGTCGCCGCCGCACATACGCGCGTCGATGTCGCTCGGGTGCGCGTGCCGCTCGCGCACCTGGAGCGGCAACTTGCGGACGCGCGCGCAACGGGTCGCGGATCGCGGCCTTCGTTCGCGCAATCGCTCGCCGCACCTGGCATCCGCGTGATCGCCGAGTGCAAACGCCGTTCGCCGTCGAAGGGCGTGCTGCGGCAGACATACGACCCTGTGGCGATCGCCGGCGCCTATGCAGCGGCTGGTGCGGCGGCGGTGTCCGTGTTGACGGAGCCGACGTTCTTCGATGGCGCACTCGAACATCTGATCAACGTCCGACGCGCCCAGCCGTCGTTGCCGCTGCTGAGGAAGGACTTCACCGTCGATGAGTACCAGATCGCGGAGGCCGCTGTGGCCGGTGCGTCGGCGGTGCTGCTCATCGTTGCGGCACTGGACCAGGTGACCCTTGCACGGCTGCTGGCGTACGCCGATGATGTCGGTCTCGACGTCCTCACTGAAGTCCACGACGAGGACGAGGCGCGCCGAGCCATCGATGCCGGCGCGACCATCGTCGGCGTCAACAACAGGAACCTCAAGACGCTGGCCGTGTCGATCGAAACGTCGCGGAGGATTGCGCCGATCGTCGCCTCGGCGCGCGTGCGCGTGGCGGAGAGCGGATTGCGTACCGGCGAGGATCTCGCGCGCCTGCGCGAGGCCGGGTACCACGCGTTCCTGATGGGTGAGCGATTCATGACGGAACCGGAGCCCGGCGCCGCGCTGGCCAGAGTCATGGCCGACGCGGACGCGGCCGGCGAGGCGCCGCGATGA
- the trpD gene encoding anthranilate phosphoribosyltransferase, with product MFAPLLEKLQRHDALTADEAAVAMATIMRGDATPAQIAGFLIALRSKGERPEELVGLARAMRAASVPLPQRFDEVFDTCGTGGDNAGTVNVSSMAAVVIAACGVRVAKHGNRSVSSRSGSADVFEALGVNVAASPAVAARCLEEAGIAFLFAPTFHPSMRHAASVRRELGVRTAFNLLGPLTNPAGTTRQLVGVPRPELTELVARALGLLGSAHVWVVHAADGLDEVSTTGYTKVSECRNGLLRTFFIHPAAYGLPKASIDDLRGGDGAHNAAIATSVLGGATGPVRDIVLLNSGAGLFVAGRASSVADGVLMAAAAVDSGQAARTLADLVRVSHAPEEQQA from the coding sequence ATGTTCGCGCCCCTGCTGGAGAAGCTGCAACGCCATGATGCGCTGACCGCCGACGAGGCGGCCGTCGCGATGGCCACGATCATGCGCGGCGACGCGACACCGGCGCAGATTGCCGGGTTCCTCATCGCGCTGCGATCGAAGGGCGAGCGTCCCGAGGAGTTGGTGGGGCTCGCGCGCGCGATGCGCGCCGCGTCGGTCCCTCTGCCGCAACGCTTCGACGAGGTGTTCGATACGTGTGGCACGGGAGGCGACAACGCCGGGACCGTGAACGTGTCGTCGATGGCGGCCGTCGTGATCGCGGCGTGCGGCGTGCGCGTGGCCAAGCACGGCAATCGATCCGTGTCGAGCCGCAGCGGGAGCGCCGACGTGTTCGAGGCGCTCGGCGTGAATGTGGCCGCGTCGCCTGCTGTCGCCGCGCGTTGCCTGGAAGAGGCCGGTATCGCGTTCCTCTTTGCGCCGACGTTCCATCCGTCCATGCGTCATGCGGCGTCCGTGCGGCGTGAACTCGGCGTGCGTACGGCGTTCAACCTGCTCGGCCCGCTGACCAATCCCGCCGGCACGACGCGACAGCTCGTCGGCGTCCCGCGCCCGGAACTGACTGAACTCGTGGCGCGCGCGCTGGGATTGCTCGGGTCGGCGCACGTGTGGGTCGTACATGCGGCGGATGGCCTGGACGAGGTGTCGACGACCGGATACACGAAGGTGTCCGAATGTCGCAACGGCCTGCTGCGGACGTTCTTCATCCATCCGGCTGCATACGGCCTGCCCAAAGCGTCGATCGACGATCTGCGAGGCGGCGATGGCGCGCACAACGCGGCGATCGCGACGTCGGTGCTCGGCGGCGCGACGGGTCCTGTCCGCGACATCGTGTTGCTCAACTCCGGCGCGGGTCTCTTCGTCGCAGGGCGCGCATCGAGCGTCGCCGATGGCGTGCTGATGGCGGCGGCAGCCGTCGACAGCGGGCAGGCCGCGCGTACGCTCGCCGATCTCGTGCGCGTGTCGCATGCACCCGAGGAACAACAGGCATGA